Proteins encoded by one window of Arachis hypogaea cultivar Tifrunner chromosome 1, arahy.Tifrunner.gnm2.J5K5, whole genome shotgun sequence:
- the LOC112702600 gene encoding uncharacterized protein, with translation MSLLKNCRSFLSNFFFIPAGMLQRNSNMTRLWMFPLSSLSEAEKVLGEISNYKVQLEVVKAKIKSAKSKDESESVKFTQKNLINKIYTNSADAKIPAALEYLGTVIEAGCKFLIFALHQPMIDAIHECLLKKKVGCIWIDGGTPAASRQQLVTDFQEKDYIKAAVLSIKAGGVGLTLTAASTVIFTEQSWTPGDLIQAKDHAYRIGLISKYILVGK, from the exons ATGAGCCTTCTAAAGAACTGCCGAAGTTTTCTGTCAAACTTTTTCTTCATTCCAGCGGGCATGTTGCAGCGAAATTCCAATATGACCAG GTTATGGATGTTTCCGCTTTCTTCCTTATCAGAAGCAGAGAAGGTTCTAGGagaaatatctaattataaagtTCAG TTGGAGGTGGTAAAAGCCAAAATCAAGTCTGCTAAATCAAAAGATGAGTCTGAATCTGTTAAATTTACTCAAAAGAATCTGATTAACAAG ATATATACTAATTCTGCAGATGCCAAGATTCCTGCTGCTCTTGAGTATCTCGGAACTGTCATTGAG GCAGGTTGCAAGTTTCTTATATTTGCGCTCCATCAGCCAATGATAGATGCGATACATGAGTGCCTTCTT AAGAAAAAAGTGGGTTGCATCTGGATTGATGGAGGTACACCCGCTGCATCAAGGCAACAATTGGTTACAGATTTCCAGGAAAAGGATTACATCAAGGCAGCTGTA CTATCCATTAAAGCGGGAGGAGTTGGATTAACTTTAACTGCTGCAAGCACAGTTATCTTTACAGAACAATCCTGGACTCCAGGTGACCTAATTCAGGCCAAAGATCATGCATATAGAATTG GTCTCATCAGTAAATATATACTAGTTGGTAAATGA